From the Primulina tabacum isolate GXHZ01 chromosome 3, ASM2559414v2, whole genome shotgun sequence genome, one window contains:
- the LOC142540768 gene encoding uncharacterized protein LOC142540768, which translates to MGLTVIASTGSSNTFSMCHDYGADICLDHTSKSFLREVVKKTGYLGVDFVLDYGASNLQRNIECCRSRGKVFIVDLHGMLSNSINLAMLEKKQVEIKVFDLQSRDLASKASLIAQVRTHLWPAVLTKKVIPVVGYRFAVTEAQKALSLLKENDNIEKIILRMNFEMTSRHLKMD; encoded by the exons ATGGGCTTAACAGTTATTGCCTCCACAG GAAGTAGCAACACATTTTCAATGTGTCATGATTATGGCGCTGACATTTGTTTAGATCACACATCGAAAAGCTTTTTACGGGAGGTCGTCAAGAAAACTGGATACTTAG GTGTTGATTTTGTTCTTGATTATGGAGCTTCCAATCTTCAAAGAAACATTGAGTGCTGTCGTAGCAGGGGTAAGGTTTTCATTGTGGATTTGCATGGAATGCTATCTAATAGCATAAATCTTGCTATGCTAGAAAAAAAACAGGTTGAAATTAAAg TTTTTGATCTACAATCTAGAGATTTGGCTTCTAAAGCTTCTCTGATCGCACAAGTGAGAACTCATTTGTGGCCTGCCGTTCTTACAAAAAAGGTTATCCCTGTAGTGGGGTATCGTTTTGCTGTGACTGAAGCTCAAAAAGCTCTGAGCCTTTTGaaggaaaatgataatattGAGAAGATTATTTTGCGTATGAATTTT